The DNA window GGTGGTTATCGAACATCCAAAACTGTACGTCCAATAACCGACAAACCACACACTCGCCAGGCCACACGGCTGTGAACGCTGTTGAGAACCTTCGGCAACTCCGCTCCACAGAGATAGAATTATTGTATATTTGAATATAAGTGGATCAGtagtggaaaaaagagaaaaaaaagaggcagTGCTTCCTCTCCGTGAAGGAGACCGCATAAAAGAAGACAACTATTGTAGTCAGTATCCGTAGAATCTTTTGTACTACCCTGATAAAACATTCTGTGTTCATTGTGTTGCTTAAGACAAGTGAAGTTGATCAAGCGCACGTGTTTCTGAAAATTCAGTATGTTTCATACTATTACATCCTCATCTGTGTTGCTCAGAGCAAAATTTCCACCCGATTTTTTCCCAGAGATTCTTAAGAATGGAATAAAACTGTACCTAATAGAAGATCACATGATCTCCAATGAATAGAACGATAAGAAAACGATTGGAAAATGAACGCTTAGTTTCAAAATGCAGCAACTCAATTTCTACAatcaaggaagaaaagttATGCGAAGCAACCCTAGTGTGGAACCAATAATCAAGATAATCATAATAATTCGTGAATAAGAAGAAACCAAACACTCATATCGATATTTAGTTCAACGAGAagagaaagtaaagaaataaaaaaaaaagtaaagaaatatttgaaaaaatgtaaaaataatggATGTTACCGGAAACAGAGTAATCGTTTCCAAGATAGCAAATactctaggaaaaaaaattaatgcaatatatatatatatatatatatatatatatactttttCAGACGTCTTTTAGTTTATTTCGGTGATCAACAGAatcaaaacataaaaaaagaaatcaaaattatcTTTCACACACTACATCCAGCTACGGGCTTATCTTTCACTCGTAGGACAgaagaaatctaatttttaattattattatttctgcaCTAAACGAGCACAACAGGGGAAAATGAATGGACGCAAAGATGACTGCTACAAAATCCAGTTCAGCAAAGTCAGCAAAGTAGAGAGAGATTGCAACTGCTTCTAAAACTAGTGGGGAAGGAAATTGTTAGCTTAGTTAGCGGTAGTAATGGATCGGTTGTCTCCAGTAAACTACAGAACTGTTCGCAGCCTATTTTCGGATCTATACTCACATCTCTCCTCAAAAATATACCAGTGAGGACGACTCAAACCTACATCTTCAGAAGATCAAGGTAGAAGTAACTATGTTGGACGAAACCGGAACACGCACAACCCAACCCGACAGCAGGCAGACTTCCAATGGAGAAGGAAGGTTTCTTGGGTTGATAGCTGTCGCAACAATATTTCAGCGCTATTACGACTTCATTCTCCTAGCCCCGAAAAGACAGCAGTAACAGAAAAGTAGCAAAGAACAGAGCACTAGGAGAGAATAATGAGTACGAAGAACATCGCACTTTGTAAATAAATTCTATGAGCGGAATTATCCTTTAAACAAATTCCCACAGTTTCCCCTTTATCATCTctgttttgtgtttctttgttgtttgtttgtgttggCTCTGTCCTCCGATAAATGCCGTTCATTTATCATCTTCTTTACAACAGCACCACCTTTTGGTAAAGAAGTTTATCGAAGAAACCTAGTgtgttaaaaatttttcacgCCAACAGCGTAATGACTCCCTTAACCATAACGTCGTCCCATTTAGGAGTCGGGATGTCGTGAGTTATTTCCAGGATATTGTACGCTCTTCTGCGGAACAGTAGTTAACAGAGCTTCCGCCACAAAAACCTTACACGTTAACGATAGTCATAGCCAACATTAGTGACTATTAAAGGTGCATCGAATTTGTGTTTGTTACGTTTGTTTATCATTATTCTCCCTCGTCTCAAATTAACTTCACTTCACATATATAATCTCATTTCAGAACCCCTGATCTCGATGCCTACATTTTTGTTTGTAGtttaaaacagaaacaagagaaGAAAGTTCGCAGTTACGCGCGGCTCGATCCACAATTCCAGCCGGACGCCCTAACCTAGGATAAGCGCGCTCAATGACGGATAGAGTCCAGGAACTACACGAAAATaagctgaaaacaaaaatacgcCGAGCTTATCGACACCTTTTATCACACCATTGTGCCACATCTGGCCGTCGCTCCAACTGCTGGAACGACCGCTCAGATGCTTAAGGTAGCAAAATCAATTACCCTTCAGGAATTAATGAGATTGGTCGGCCTTTACCACTGATTAGTAACCCCGATCAGCACCAGTCAAAGCAAGTATTTTCAAACCCCACTCCCACTGAATGGCATCAAAATTGAGGAAACATTAAACAATGAATGGCTCATAAAAAGTGTTAAGGGCTCAACCCAGTGCGATAAAAATTCGTTCGTTATGCTCCGcgcaaaaatcaaataaacaaaaaaacaaaaacagagagAAATATGCAATACGGCAACAAACAAATTCGCCCTATGCGCGAAAGCGGCAAGAAACTCTAGTCATCtcacctaaaaaaaagaaaagcttacTATGGTCATCGGTTATCATCCCTAGCAATACGAACACTTCTGAAAACTCCCAGTACAACGAATCGACGTGGAATTTGTAGGAAATGAGAATGCGAATTGTTCACAGATGACCGAAAAGATATGCTAGTGCTGTCTGAAATTGATGCAAGAATAAAAACCTCATAAATAGAATCGGTGCCTGCAAGAGTTTAAAGCTTTGCAACTCTCGGACAGAATCACCTTATAATGTAATAGACATCGACCGGTCCGGCGTTGAAGACAGCGGGATCGGAGGCCATTACACAGAATTGGTCTATTCGCATAGTGCTTTTACTTGCGAAGGAAGAATTTCATCATCCTCAGTTCGCAGCCTTCGTTCGATACCTTctaaagagagaaaatgttTGAAGGAATTCATATATGTTTACGATATATCTATTTAATACGGCTACGCAACGCcttgtttttaaaatatagaCAGAAGCACCTTAGGTAGGTAAATACAGTAAGAAATGGGTCCCGCTTAATTAACTCTGGACGGTGAAAGAGCGTGGTCGACTAGAATGTTTGCTTAGGCATCAAAGcataggaaagaaaataggTGGTGTATAgaagagtcaaaacgatatagAGCACATCCAATTGGGTAAACGGCTGTTCCCGAAGCGTTGCGGCAGAGCGCAGCGGTTCAAATCTGCGAGATAAACGGACGAGAGTACGGCTGTcagaaattcatgaaaaattaaattaaggtAATTGGTATATTGGGGtcgaaacgacctgaagcctaGTGATGTTGCGTAAGCAGTAGCGTTCGATGCGGCGCAGCGGAGCTAACGCTTGAAATCGAGGTGACACCATTGCTGGCTCTACTCGTATAGGTAGGCTCCCAGCTGGATCGGAACCGCTGGCTCCACCAcacgcttcgagcgcggctgcgtacgcaattgcaccgagcttcagttcgttttgatccgactgtacGGATGAACAAATCAGAGAATAGTAAATAGGAAAACACAGAATAATACATTTATCCGTTAACCTACTTTTGTTGTGTGAAACATTCATCAGCCTCATCGTAGAGTTGTTGATATTCGAAGCACGACAGACTGGCTGTTGCTCATTGCGAACAATATCCGAACATCTAACCTGGTGTTAATTTGATTTGATGATGAAAAGAACgagatttgtgttttcttgttttgccagcGAGATATTAGTGAAACTTTATTCATGGTCCGACGTTTCGTGCACCTCGTTTTTATAAAAGTTTGTCGCATGCTCAAAAGTGGTTCAAGATTTTTCGATATGCATATCTTATCAAAATCCTCCTCGCTCtttgccaagcctcgatatcatTTTAGAAAcctgagaaaggaaaaaaaaagaaactgatcaGTCCCATCGACCACAGAAGCCGATGAAACGTCGTGTTTATTTCatctattcgtttttttttttttttttttttttggagttcttaCTGGTGTACTTAGAATGATATTCGAGGCATGGCAGGGAGACAGGGGTTTGGTGGGATATGCATCGCATCAAAAACCTCCAACAGTCTTCAAGTCTTCGATGAAGACGACACCGTCGAAACCAGGCCATAAATAAAGTTTCGTCAACTTCGTTGACAAAACGAGAAAACACAAATCCATTTCACAATGCCGAGTTTTTAAGGAGAGTGACATTTAGATTGGAAGTAAAATTGCTACTAGAACGAATAATAAACGAGGTATAGGAGAATGGACAAACAAAATGTTTAGCACCTAAGGCTTTAGGgggaaaatatagttggggggagggggaggggggagagGGAATGGCACTCAATCgtgttcttatttctggaagttctctctttctttttttttctcttagtaactttagcgcTTACAactcatagatcctctaagactaatactTAAGTTTTAGGGTCCCCaatgatttagttatttattttcagaacccccccccccttccccgTAATCCCTTCCTTCCAATTACACTTCACCCGGCTTTAGCTTAGTTCAGACGAAAACTCCCTACTTGGTTAAGGTGACAGACGACAAGATGACAAAGAGAATAATCGATACTAAGGAAATCAAGTTACCAGCAGTAGCTCAGTACCAGtaggtatagtcgggtgaaaaaaacataaagtcAGGTGCAGTCACGAAATCgcttgcgctcgaagcggcgcggtagagacagcggttgggatcgggGTGGGACCCTCGATAGCTTCTCtgggactgcagcgatgagcggAGCTAGCAAGGGTTCTACCACGATCGTACCCGCTACTACCATCGCGCTGCATACGCGgatgcaccgagcttcaggtcgttctaACTGGACTATAGACTTACTTTAGCGCATCAGTTGATCCGtaaaatgttgtttatttttatttgttcatgaGATATTATTTACTGATGGGTGTGGGACGTTTCACTAGGAAAAGAGAGTTCTGGGAAATTAGGCGAACATACAGCAATAACTGTAAGAAAACCAGTCGTGAAggttagtttcaaaaaaacaagGATGGAGATCGACAATCAAGAAGATGAGTCGCAAATCactcaaaaatttgttttcaatcaAAAGAGTCTTCTGTTTTCTTAAGGTAAAGGAACATGACAAACTAAACGGAAATTGCGACCGCCCAAAGATGGTGGAACGAGGCATCCTGTCGCATATTTTTGATCTACTCAATAAAGGAGATTCGTAGAGAATTACGTGGGAAATAGGTCTCTTGCGTTCTCCACGATCACAATGGCATCCAAAATATCACTTATAACACTCTTTTTGTTATCCATGGTTTATCGATCTGTTAAGACAGATTCTTAGCACCATTTTGGCTCTATTTTtgacattcttttttcttaatttttgcaaaccCATACGTTGTCACGTAGctgtttattgatttgcttgagctgtggccaagattggtattcaTATtgattaacagctaacgtttcaggATTTTCGCTTTCAtctcagagcctgaaaaaaatcaaagccattagtgatttatacCCTCAAGCACCTTATCATCTTACAGAAAGAATCCAAACGGTAGGTGAACTCAAACAACTACACACTGGCTAAggcttacctcatttgctggatttggtaacgcaacagaccaccacgtaccataactacgagtcacaagagTTTTATAGGGACTTGGCTGCCTGCCCCGTAAATCAAAACCCGCAGAGATCTTGGTATGGGCCTAAGTCGCTTGTGATCACAATGCACTTATCCTTCCTCTTCATTCTTGGACTTTTGGCTGTGATCCAAAATTCCTCTAGTACATACGTTGTAAGTCAACGTGTCAGACAGTACGGTACGTTAAGTTCCGTAAAAACTATACAACTGCCCTAATATCCTGTGTTATAAGACCACTGGTCCCAACAGGAAAATCTTCGAAGCTTTTGATATGAATATGAGATTTCTTGTGGATTtagtcttttttatttttattataaggTTACCCTGATTGTCCTTGGTTATGTTTATCTTTGCGAGCAacttataaaataaacataattttttcctgcttATAAGGCTCCCGTGCATATGGCCAGTCTTCCATACGGGAAATTAGGGTAGGGCTCTGTCGGCTTGGTGGTTGCGCTAAGCAACGAAcacgaaaataaaagtaatataaTCCAATATCTTATATCTTgatgtaataatatattaatataataatgtcaGTATGTAATAGGTAAGTAATATAGTagtattttgttgatttttttgacttCAATCCAAACACGACTGTGGAACATGTGATTTTAGCATTAGTTCAGAGTATTCTCATTCCCTACTGTTTCCTTTGTCTTTTCacttatcttttctttctttcgtttttttttttctttttgatattCCCAGATCCTcacttgtccatcttctccTTCTGTGTGTATGCGCTTATCTTCACAACTAATTATTTCTGTACCCGTACTGTTTTCTCTccatctttcttcctttttccaactttctcaaacaaaacagaaatgcCCAGAGCTATGACATTTATCTCATGGATGAAAAATAGTGGTACATGAATGCTAAGAGAAGTTTTTAAGCAGTAATCCTTCAGTATCTTATTTCTTATACATGGGGAATTATAGTAAATCCTTCTTCTTAGACCTCTCAAGAGAATGCTGCTCGGGTGGTGGCTTCCTGAAGGGAAGCGTTTACATTTCACAACTCAATATCAAGACGTCACTAACCCAGAAGAGATCGAGATGAGTATTTGTCAAATTCCAATACTTGCAAATCTCATGGGTTATTTAACGTATAATTTAAGGCTGAATctctggagttttttttcagtattaaCATTATTGCTCGGATAAAAAAGTCTCACTAAAATTCTCGCTCTAAGAGAGCAACTCTTTTCTCCTCGTCGAATTCCTTTCCAACTTATCTGATCagctaaattttgaaatagcgtggttttttgttgttttcaaaaatcaaactaCTGTCAAGGAATAATTATGACGCTGGAGATCATTGTCCTATCCTGTCCATCATTTCTTCGACATAAGTCTCGGTGAGCCATAGCTTTTTGTCATTTTGATGTATGCGGATCAACTACGTCCAAAGTAATCCCATATTCTTACATATGATCTATGAGATTTTaaaagaacactttttttgtatattaGGCTTATGGTCATCACTCATTCTCTGATTTATGCTTGGATGAAACACAGCACAGAGCTGCCCCACCCACATCTATCAATTTTGAACTGGTTGAAAATTATTGGAGTGCagtcaagaaaaatttcaaccgATGCGCTTATGAGCATGAAAAGGGGTGGTTTAACTGAAATA is part of the Necator americanus strain Aroian chromosome V, whole genome shotgun sequence genome and encodes:
- a CDS encoding hypothetical protein (NECATOR_CHRV.G17885.T1), which encodes MGVGRFTRKREFWEIRRTYSNNCKKTSREGFSLSSQSLKKIKAISDLYPQAPYHLTERIQTGLGCLPRKSKPAEILVWA